The genomic DNA AGGTCGGCGTAGCGGTCACCGATGATGTACACCCCGTTGTTGGTGGGGGTGCTGTTCTTGCCCATCGAGGTGGGCATGGTCTTGACCACCTCGCCGTTGACACGAACCGTGATGGTCTTGGTGGCGTCGTCCGCGGTGGCGATGACGGCATCACCGATGGTGAAGCTGGTGCTGGCGTTGTCCTGTCCGAACAGCCCGTCACCGAGGTCGACCCCGTAGGTGTTCACCTTCACGTCGACGGTGGTGCCCGGCTTCCAGTATTGCTCTGGGCGCCAGCGCACTTCGCGATTGTTCAGCCAGTAGAACGCACCCTCGACGGGCGGGTTGGTGGTGATGGTGATGGCCCGTTCGGCCGCCGCCCGATTGGGGATGTTCTCGTCGAAGCGGATGGCGACCGGCTGCCCGATGCCCACCGTCTCGCCGTTGCCCGGCATCAGGTACGGCATGGTCAGGTTCTCCGGCGAATGGGTCTCGAACGCCATCCGTTGGCTGGCCTGGCCGCCGAGCCCGAGCGAGCTGGCCTCCAGGACGTAACTCTCGTTGTAGTCGAGCTGATCGGTGGACGACCAGGTGAGTCCGTCCTTGCTCAGCTCACCGGCGACGGGCGTGCCGTCGGCGTTCATCAGCGTCACGGGCCCGAGCACGCCGTTCTCGGCGGTCACGGTGATGGGCTGGTCCATGGCGACCCCCACGGCACCGTCGACCACCGAGGCGGTGAGCTTGGGCACCAGCAGGTCACCGAAGGGCGTGCCCTTGTCGTCGATGGTCTGCGGCGCCGCCTGCTCAGCGGTGCCCGTGGAGCAGGCACTGAGGGTCAACACCACGGTGGGCACCAGCAGTAGCGCCACCAGCCAGGACCGATAGCCACGCGGCCTGGTCACCGAACGGACCTGCCACATAAACGTTCCACCTCACACCCTGGATTCGCGGGACGGGCGCGACGAGCGCGCACTGTTGCCAGCAAGTCTAAGGGCAGCCACAGACAGTATGCGACCTCGCGCATGAGTCCCTGGTAGGGCGCGGATTTCCGTCTCCGCGCATCGGCCTGTTATTGTCTCAGGCGCAGTTCACGCGCCGTTAGCTCAGTTGGTAGAGCAGCTGACTCTTAATCAGCGGGTCCGGGGTTCGAAACCCTGACGGCGCACCCGATGAAGACCCCGCCCCGGCGGGGTCTTCGTCGTTCCGTCGCCTGTTTCCTGTGCCCGCGCTGCGAGAATCAGCGGGAATGGCTGAAAAGTTGGGGTGAGTACCCGCACCCCTCTGTTCACGAACCGGTTCAACCCGCAGCCTCTAGCCATGACGACCTCTGCGGTGCACCGGAACCTGGCAACGCTGCTCTGTGCGGCCACTTTGCCGGGATGCGGGTCCACCGATGTCTTCGCGACGGAAGAACTGATCACAGTGACCGAGACGTCGACGAAACTGATGCCGACCGACACCACCATCACCTCGGCCACCAGCCCGGCGACGGCAATGGTCACCTTCGACACCTACCGGGTGGGCGAGGACATCGCCGCCGGCACCTACGCGACGGCGGGGCCGAAGCTCCCCGGGTCGACATGTACCTGGGAGATCCTGCCGGCTGTGGACGCTCACCCCGACCAGGCGTTGACCTTCGTCATGCTGGTGGGCCCGGCCCGACTGGTCGTCACCCTCGGCGAGATCGTGCGCGCCGGCGGGGCCTGCGAGTGGACCTTGCGGCCGTAGCGCGTGTCTTCACCCCTGCAGTTCGGGCAGCCCCTCCCGGATGGCATCGATCTGCAGTTGGCCGGTGGAATCGACGAAGTCGGTGGGGGCCGGCTCCAGATCCCCTGGCTGGCTGTTGAACTCGAGCGTGGTCAAGACGTTGTCTTCGGTGAAGAGCACTGCGGTGATGGCGCTCGATCCGTCCAGCGTGGTGCCCGT from Mycolicibacterium tokaiense includes the following:
- a CDS encoding L,D-transpeptidase, with the translated sequence MWQVRSVTRPRGYRSWLVALLLVPTVVLTLSACSTGTAEQAAPQTIDDKGTPFGDLLVPKLTASVVDGAVGVAMDQPITVTAENGVLGPVTLMNADGTPVAGELSKDGLTWSSTDQLDYNESYVLEASSLGLGGQASQRMAFETHSPENLTMPYLMPGNGETVGIGQPVAIRFDENIPNRAAAERAITITTNPPVEGAFYWLNNREVRWRPEQYWKPGTTVDVKVNTYGVDLGDGLFGQDNASTSFTIGDAVIATADDATKTITVRVNGEVVKTMPTSMGKNSTPTNNGVYIIGDRYADLVMDSSTYGVPVNSPNGYRTEVEYATQMSYSGIYVHAAPWSVGSQGYSNVSHGCLNVSTSNAQWFYNNTKRGDIVEVINTVGSPLPGTDGLGDWNVPWTEWKAGNANI